GGTGGCGCAGAAGGAGAGCCCCGGGAACTTCCTGCTCATGCACGCCATGGGCCCCAACGTGGCGGGTGTTATCGGGACCGCCGTGGCCGCAGGCGTCATGCTCACTCTGCTGAGCTGAAAAGACCGGCGGGGGTCTCGAAAGGGGCCCCCGTTTTTTTGATTCCGGAAAAGGGCAAGGAGGCGTCCCATTGAGAGAAGTGCCTGCGGAATTAGTAACGGAAACGGTGAAACGGTTGTTTATCGAGGCGAATTATCATCTCCCTCCTGATATGGTGTCGGTTCTTGAAAAGGGAGAACATGAAGAGCAAAACCCGGTAGCGCGGTCGGTTTTCCGCACGATCCTTGAAAACCGCCTCGTGGCCTCGGAGGGCAGGTTCCCTCTCTGCCAGGACTGCGGCATGGCCGTCGTCTTCCTCGATATCGGGCAGGAAGCGGCCGTAACTGGAGGAAATCTTGAGGACGCTGTGAACGAAGGTGTCAGGAGGGCCTATGATGAGGGATTCCTCCGCAAATCCATGGTGGCGGAGCCTCTCTTTGAAAGGAGGAACACCGGCGACAACACGCCTGCCATTCTGCACGTCCGCCTGGTTCCGGGTGACAAGGTGACCATCACTGCCGTGCCCAAAGGCGCCGGAAGCGAAAACATGAGCGCCCTGGCCATGCTCTCTCCTGCCGCCGGGCCGGAAGGTGTCGAACGGTTCGTTCTCGACACGGTGCAGAACGCCGGCCCCAATCCCTGCCCGCCCATAGTGGTCGGCATAGGTGTCGGAAGCGATTTTGAAGGGGTGGCGGAACTCGCGAAGCGCGCCCTTCTCAGGCCGGCGGGGAGCGGCGGCGGTCACCCGAAGTATGCAGCCCTGGAGGCCGGACTGCTGCGGAAAATCAATGAGCTCGGTATCGGTGCGGCAGGATACGGCGGTACCGTCACCGCCCTCGGGGTGAATATCGAGTGGGCGCCGACCCACATAGCATGCCTGCCTGTGGCGGTCAATCTCTGCTGTCACGCCAACCGGCACTGCAGTGCGGAAATTTAGGAGGGGACAGGGTGGAAGAACGCAGAAGGCTTACCGCACCTGTTCTGAAAAGAGAAGCCTCGAACCTTGGGGCGGGGGATGAGATCCTTCTTTCGGGAGTGATCTACACTGCCCGGGACGCCGCTCACAAGCGAATGTCCGACGCTCTTGCCCGGGGTGAAAAACTGAAAGTCGACCTTTCCGGGGCAGTCATTTTTTACGCCGGACCGTCTCCGGCACGGCCCGGAGAGCCCACGGGCTCCATCGGGCCGACCACGAGCTACCGCATGGACCCCTACACCCCGCTGCTCCTGGAGCTTGGAGTCAAGGGAATGATCGGAAAGGGCGAACGGGCGGAGGAAGTGGTGACGAGCATGAAAAAAAACGGGGCCGTCTACCTCGGGGCAACCGGAGGGATCGCGGCCCTGCTTGCACGGACGGTAGTTTCTTCAAGGGTTCTCGACTATGAAGACCTTGGGCCCGAGGCGCTGAGGGAACTTGAGGTTCGCGACATGCCCCTGGTCGTGCTCATAGACAGTCTCGGTAACAGCATGTACCGGGAAGGTCCGGCGAAATACGCAAAAAGCAGGGAATAGGACAGTCTATTCCCCGGCGGTTTTGGCTGCCCCTCCGGAAATTTCGGAGAGGGCTTTTTTTGTCCGTTCTTCCGCGTTTATAAGGTGGCGTGTTACGGTGGCCTCCACTGTGTCGGGGTTGTGTTCCCTCAGGGCGGCGATGATTTCGTTGTGCTCTCTGGTCACCTGTTCGATAACTTCCTCGCGGAAGGGACCGTTTTCTGCGAAGTACCGGATCCTTCGGGCATGGACGCTGAGATTGGCGAGAGATTCGATGATCAGCGGGTTCTCCGTGTGGCTCGATAGAAGACTGTGAAGGGCGATGTCGGAATCCTGGTATATAGCGAAATCATCCGGGTGTTCGAGAACCTTCTTCAGCTTGGCCGCCACTGCGTTGATTTCGTCGTCCGTACATCCGATGGCGGCATCGCGGGCCACCTTCGCCTCAAGAATGCGGCGGAATTCCCACACGTGCCTGGACCGTTTTTCACTGACCTGAGTGACCACGGCCCCCTTGTTTCTTTCAATGTCCACGAGACCGATCCCCTCGAGCCTGAGAAGAGCTTCCCGAACGGGAGTGGTGCTGACGCCGAACTCCCCCGCGAGCTTGTCGATCTGGAGTACGAGACCCGGACGGTATGTGTTGTTGATGATAAGTTCCTTGATTGTTTCGAAAACCTGGTCGCCTAAAGAATGGAAAATCCGACTTGCCAAAGAATCCAACCCCTC
The Aminivibrio sp. genome window above contains:
- a CDS encoding sodium ion-translocating decarboxylase subunit beta, whose translation is VAQKESPGNFLLMHAMGPNVAGVIGTAVAAGVMLTLLS
- a CDS encoding fumarate hydratase — translated: MPAELVTETVKRLFIEANYHLPPDMVSVLEKGEHEEQNPVARSVFRTILENRLVASEGRFPLCQDCGMAVVFLDIGQEAAVTGGNLEDAVNEGVRRAYDEGFLRKSMVAEPLFERRNTGDNTPAILHVRLVPGDKVTITAVPKGAGSENMSALAMLSPAAGPEGVERFVLDTVQNAGPNPCPPIVVGIGVGSDFEGVAELAKRALLRPAGSGGGHPKYAALEAGLLRKINELGIGAAGYGGTVTALGVNIEWAPTHIACLPVAVNLCCHANRHCSAEI
- a CDS encoding Fe-S-containing hydro-lyase, which encodes MEERRRLTAPVLKREASNLGAGDEILLSGVIYTARDAAHKRMSDALARGEKLKVDLSGAVIFYAGPSPARPGEPTGSIGPTTSYRMDPYTPLLLELGVKGMIGKGERAEEVVTSMKKNGAVYLGATGGIAALLARTVVSSRVLDYEDLGPEALRELEVRDMPLVVLIDSLGNSMYREGPAKYAKSRE
- a CDS encoding GntR family transcriptional regulator codes for the protein MASRIFHSLGDQVFETIKELIINNTYRPGLVLQIDKLAGEFGVSTTPVREALLRLEGIGLVDIERNKGAVVTQVSEKRSRHVWEFRRILEAKVARDAAIGCTDDEINAVAAKLKKVLEHPDDFAIYQDSDIALHSLLSSHTENPLIIESLANLSVHARRIRYFAENGPFREEVIEQVTREHNEIIAALREHNPDTVEATVTRHLINAEERTKKALSEISGGAAKTAGE